In Opitutaceae bacterium TAV5, one genomic interval encodes:
- a CDS encoding ferrochelatase → MSRRAVLLVNLGSPDSTRVGDVRRYLREFLGDERVIDKPSKPFRWLLVNGIITPFRAPKSAHAYRQVWTKAGSPLVVTSESVQRKLVKELQADFGDEQLVFLAMRYGKPSIASVIETIALAGIDELLLFPQYPHYAMSSWETVVVKVYEEAARLAPGLRIECVRPFYQDHDYIEALNAVSQPYLQDPYDHVLFSYHGIPERHLRKADSSKAHCLTVNDCCNTCSALHETCYRAQITKTTQAFVRRAGIPDGKWSISFQSRLAGEPWLTPYTDKELERLPAEGKKRLVIFTPAFVADCLETLEEIAMTGEKTFLEAGGEAFLHVPCLNDSPAYIRFLAGRVRAWLAHESPTATHVKEAARQLVSAQEDVSA, encoded by the coding sequence ATGTCCAGGCGTGCTGTTCTTCTCGTCAACCTTGGTTCGCCCGACTCCACCCGGGTCGGCGATGTACGCCGTTACCTGCGTGAATTTCTCGGTGACGAACGCGTCATCGACAAACCCTCAAAACCCTTCCGCTGGCTGCTCGTCAACGGCATCATCACGCCCTTCCGCGCGCCCAAGTCCGCCCACGCCTACCGCCAGGTCTGGACCAAGGCCGGCTCGCCGCTCGTCGTCACCTCCGAAAGCGTGCAGCGCAAACTCGTCAAGGAGCTCCAGGCCGACTTCGGCGACGAACAGCTCGTGTTCCTCGCCATGCGCTACGGCAAACCGTCCATCGCCTCGGTCATCGAGACCATCGCGCTGGCCGGCATCGATGAACTGCTCCTCTTCCCCCAATACCCGCACTACGCCATGTCTTCGTGGGAGACCGTGGTCGTAAAAGTTTACGAGGAAGCCGCCCGGCTCGCCCCCGGCCTGCGCATCGAATGCGTGCGCCCCTTTTACCAGGATCACGACTACATCGAGGCGCTCAACGCAGTCTCGCAGCCGTATTTGCAGGACCCGTACGACCATGTGCTGTTTTCCTATCACGGCATCCCCGAGCGCCACCTGCGCAAGGCCGATTCCTCAAAAGCCCATTGCCTGACGGTCAACGACTGCTGCAACACGTGCAGCGCACTCCACGAAACCTGTTACCGCGCCCAGATCACCAAAACCACCCAAGCCTTCGTGCGCCGCGCCGGCATCCCGGACGGCAAGTGGTCGATCTCGTTCCAGTCACGCCTCGCCGGCGAACCCTGGCTCACGCCGTACACCGACAAGGAGCTCGAACGCCTGCCGGCCGAAGGCAAAAAACGCCTCGTCATCTTCACCCCCGCCTTCGTGGCCGACTGCCTCGAGACGCTCGAGGAAATCGCCATGACCGGCGAGAAAACCTTTCTCGAGGCCGGCGGCGAAGCGTTCCTCCACGTGCCCTGCCTCAACGATTCCCCCGCTTACATCCGGTTCCTCGCCGGTCGCGTGCGCGCCTGGCTCGCGCACGAATCCCCCACCGCAACCCATGTCAAGGAAGCCGCCCGCCAGCTCGTGTCCGCCCAGGAAGATGTCTCTGCCTGA
- a CDS encoding membrane protein, producing MPPWVALGGFLLTLVAGCINAVGLLGLGHQAITHLTGTITILGTNFAYDNMPGALNALCVIFFFFVGCTISGFTIRGRTVKLGRRYGFILAGESCLLFVAVWFLNRGSIVGDYLASTACGMQNGMATTYSGAIVRTSHMTGIVTDLGVALGQFLRGLPVEWIRVRLLASLLAGFTFGGIAGALLYRLVHYNALLVPAAICGACGGLYMLKKHLDREKKKRWAARRKLIAERRQSKRGKA from the coding sequence CTGCCGCCCTGGGTCGCGCTCGGGGGTTTCCTGCTCACGCTGGTCGCGGGTTGCATCAACGCCGTCGGCCTTCTCGGGCTCGGGCACCAGGCGATCACCCACCTCACCGGCACGATCACGATTCTCGGCACGAACTTCGCCTACGACAACATGCCCGGCGCGCTCAACGCGCTGTGCGTGATCTTTTTCTTTTTCGTCGGCTGCACGATCAGCGGTTTCACCATCCGCGGCCGCACCGTGAAGCTCGGCCGCCGCTATGGCTTCATCCTCGCCGGCGAATCATGCCTGCTCTTTGTCGCCGTCTGGTTTCTCAACCGCGGCAGCATCGTCGGCGACTACCTCGCCTCCACCGCCTGCGGCATGCAGAACGGCATGGCCACCACCTACAGCGGCGCGATCGTACGCACCTCGCACATGACGGGCATCGTCACCGATCTCGGCGTCGCCCTCGGCCAGTTCCTGCGCGGGCTGCCGGTCGAGTGGATCCGCGTGCGCCTGCTGGCCTCGCTCCTCGCCGGCTTCACCTTCGGCGGCATCGCCGGAGCGCTGTTGTACCGGCTGGTCCACTACAACGCGCTGCTCGTCCCCGCCGCCATCTGCGGCGCCTGCGGCGGACTCTACATGCTCAAAAAACACCTCGACCGCGAAAAGAAGAAACGCTGGGCGGCGCGACGCAAACTCATCGCCGAACGCCGGCAGTCGAAACGCGGCAAGGCGTAG
- a CDS encoding RND transporter, translated as MNSATSLRLPVVLSLLAVVPALVAQENRTPVRTVAPSLATTSRLYEIPGRTEPYEAVSVYTRATGIVRERKFDIGDMVKAGDVLAVVDAPEIDRAVDSARAAVDQAIARAENARVLAKRSTSLLGSNAISLEESEQRTTTATEADAAVRASKAALARLEELQRFAIVRAPFDAVISARNFDRGDHVRGDSAATDGWLYRIARIDKLRFAINATPDIALRLSIGTEATVRFNELPGRTFPAQVARFSRVFDTASGTMRAELLLDNPDFILPAGLTGTAAFELPPSPGTFVVPTNTLLVESGKTTVAVVSEGKVAFQEVRPGRNFGPSVEVTSGSLAADTPVIVNPNAMLRAGDAVEALPMGK; from the coding sequence TCGCGCCCTCCCTGGCGACGACTTCCCGCCTGTACGAAATCCCCGGTCGCACCGAGCCGTACGAGGCCGTCAGCGTCTACACGCGCGCCACCGGCATCGTGCGCGAGCGCAAGTTCGATATCGGCGACATGGTCAAGGCCGGCGACGTGCTCGCGGTCGTGGATGCGCCGGAAATCGACCGCGCCGTGGATTCCGCGCGCGCCGCCGTGGACCAGGCCATCGCCCGCGCGGAAAACGCCCGCGTGCTCGCCAAACGCTCCACCAGCCTGCTCGGCTCCAACGCGATCTCGCTGGAGGAATCCGAACAGCGCACGACGACCGCCACCGAAGCCGACGCCGCGGTCCGGGCCTCGAAGGCCGCGCTCGCCCGGCTGGAGGAGTTGCAACGGTTCGCGATCGTCCGCGCTCCGTTCGACGCCGTGATCTCCGCGCGCAATTTCGACCGCGGCGACCACGTGCGCGGCGATTCCGCGGCGACCGACGGCTGGCTCTACCGGATCGCGCGGATCGACAAGCTGCGCTTCGCGATCAACGCCACGCCCGATATCGCCCTGCGGCTCTCGATCGGCACGGAGGCCACGGTGCGTTTCAACGAATTGCCCGGACGCACCTTCCCCGCGCAGGTGGCGCGCTTCAGCCGTGTTTTCGACACGGCCTCCGGCACGATGCGCGCCGAGTTGCTGCTGGATAATCCGGATTTCATCCTGCCCGCCGGCCTGACGGGCACGGCGGCTTTCGAGCTGCCGCCGTCGCCGGGCACGTTTGTCGTGCCGACCAACACGTTGCTGGTCGAGAGCGGCAAGACCACGGTTGCGGTCGTGAGCGAGGGCAAGGTGGCCTTTCAGGAAGTCCGGCCGGGACGCAATTTCGGCCCGAGCGTCGAGGTGACCTCCGGCTCGCTGGCGGCGGACACGCCGGTGATCGTCAATCCCAATGCCATGCTGCGAGCCGGCGACGCGGTCGAGGCGCTGCCGATGGGGAAATAG